The Neovison vison isolate M4711 chromosome 5, ASM_NN_V1, whole genome shotgun sequence genome includes a region encoding these proteins:
- the KCNJ16 gene encoding inward rectifier potassium channel 16: protein MSYYGSSYPIVNVDPKYPGYAQEHILAEKRRARRRLLHKDGSCNVYFKHIFGEWGSYVVDIFTTLVDTKWRHMFVIFSLSYILSWLIFGSIFWLIAFHHGDLLNDPDITPCVDNVHSFTGAFLFSLETQTTIGYGYRCVTEECSVAVLMVILQSILSCIINTFIIGAALAKMATARKRAQTIRFSYFALIGMRDGKLCLMWRIGDFRPNHVVEGTVRAQLLRYTEDSEGRMTMAFKDLKLVNDQIILVTPVTIVHEIDHESPLYALDRKAVAKDNFEILVTFIYTGDSTGTSHQSRSSYVPREILWGHRFNDVLEVKRKYYKVNCLQFEGSVEVYAPFCSAKQLDWKDQQLHNMDKAPPARGSGTSDTTVRRRSFSAVAIVSSCENPEETITSAVDECKEAPYQKAVLTLNRISVESQM, encoded by the coding sequence GTCTGCTTCACAAAGATGGTAGCTGCAACGTGTACTTTAAGCACATTTTTGGAGAATGGGGGAGCTATGTGGTTGACATTTTCACTACTCTTGTAGACACCAAGTGGCGCCATatgtttgtaatattttctttatcttatatTCTCTCCTGGTTGATATTTGGCTCTATCTTTTGGCTAATTGCCTTTCATCACGGTGATCTGTTAAATGATCCGGACATCACGCCTTGTGTTGACAACGTTCATTCCTTTACAGGGGCGTTTTTATTCTCCCTTGAGACCCAGACCACCATAGGTTATGGTTACCGCTGTGTCACTGAAGAATGCTCAGTGGCAGTGCTCATGGTGATTCTTCAATCCATCCTGAGCTGCATCATAAACACCTTCATCATTGGAGCTGCCTTGGCCAAAATGGCGACTGCTCGAAAGAGAGCCCAAACCATTCGGTTTAGCTATTTTGCCCTCATAGGCATGAGGGATGGGAAGCTTTGCCTCATGTGGCGCATTGGTGATTTCCGGCCAAACCATGTGGTAGAAGGCACAGTGAGAGCCCAACTTCTCCGCTACACAGAAGACAGCGAAGGACGAATGACCATGGCATTCAAAGACCTAAAGTTGGTCAACGACCAGATCATCCTTGTCACACCGGTAACTATTGTTCATGAAATTGACCACGAGAGCCCTCTGTATGCCCTTGACCGAAAAGCGGTGGCCAAAGATAACTTTGAGATTTTGGTGACATTCATCTACACTGGTGATTCCACAGGCACTTCCCACCAATCCAGAAGTTCCTATGTTCCGCGAGAAATTCTCTGGGGCCATAGGTTTAATGACGTCCTGGAAGTGAAGAGAAAGTACTACAAAGTGAACTGCTTACAGTTTGAGGGGAGTGTTGAGGTATATGCTCCCTTTTGCAGTGCCAAACAGCTAGACTGGAAAGACCAGCAGCTCCACAACATGGACAAAGCCCCCCCGGCCCGAGGATCTGGCACGTCAGACACCACGGTCAGAAGAAGGTCGTTTAGTGCCGTTGCCATTGTCAGCAGTTGTGAGAACCCAGAGGAGACCATCACCTCCGCCGTGGATGAGTGTAAGGAAGCACCTTATCAGAAAGCTGTCTTGACTTTAAATAGAATCTCTGTAGAATCCCAAATGTAG